From a single Stackebrandtia endophytica genomic region:
- a CDS encoding non-ribosomal peptide synthetase translates to MPTRTDIVQGVRHLIAAQLGQPVEDADATFFDLGADSLLLVGITRQIERDFAVRVSMRELFSDTDTPAKLAALIADRLPGDTPVSPTLPTQAATPSPPVSTPELPATPPPVTIVPVPATTSTAAAHTRLLAGFADLVAQQAADSEPAVAASQVRLVGQMAELVAAQLSTTDSVPPVESPAASPGTVVPGPSAPVTPPVVIATMEPPASPPADHAAPPGHRAGDHDAVDFSVYFFGDYPLETTDGVDKYDFIIDATRFADQHGFHAAWLPERHFHSFGGLFPNPSVLAAALARETDRIRLHAGSVVLPLHQTIRVAEEWSVVDNLSAGRAGICVASGWHANDFALFPQRYGTHRDSMYSQLGELRRLWSGEAISAVSGTGEDIDLKLYPTPVQSMPPMYAAVVGNPDSYRLAAREGLGIVTNLMTQSIEQLAERIELYRRTRAEVGLDPAGGRVVVLVHSYLGEDLATVRREAFEPFCGYMRSSLGLLGQAANSLGMTIDVHNTPEEDLRFLLGKAYERYCESRALIGTVDSCAPIVADLMAAGADEIAAFLDFGVPAEPAMAALPHLDALRRRFVTVAATVDEPLPVSLSTEETAEPTPTEPESEEPSEPLSEPSSGPSSGPLSFAQERFWLAEQLFPEHSTYNEARAVRLQGPVDPLILQRAFDRLADRHATLRTVIRVVDGQPRQIVRDDLTVELTVSDHLGQDESSVVAEVMSVESAHRFPLADGPLFRPRLLRFATDHHVLFLNAHHAIIDTVSAYRVAIEVSALYRAELTGGTADLPDLPMSYLEYAEAQRTAVESGEHDVDLAYWREHLAGDLPVLALPTDRPRPAVLRPAGASVVDYLSGDLSERARRYSGSRRSTMFMTLLAAMATTFRRLSGQSEVVIGAAIADRPDGAENLIGAMLNTIPLRIRQGEESFNDLLSLVRDTTMDGYQHGAVPFESILDVVKPPRDTSRTPLFQTLVVFENEDVFDLDLPEVTTTLLDVVPDRAIYDLAFYLANVADGVRVHAEYNTELFDESTVRGFIRQFEAVLEAAVTSPELPLPTLDTLTADDADRLSTWQRGPRPAPSAGPLSDQVARQAADDPTAIAIEHGEDTLDYQRLNRLADELAAQLTAAGVHHVVAVRLPRGPGLAVAHLAIRRHGGVCLPIDPSLPRDRVAFMLADTGCRLILTDEEAPFAGVARWHVTDLGETRSITAIPTAESAPDPGEDAAYLIFTSGSTGAPKAVPVDERGIDNACAWYRRRTELTAGTRTTITAGLGFDVFIMELWSALTAGARLVVPTEEARHDPAAMVEWLRQRHIEVAWLPTVLAEGVVALPASDRVPTRIIVTVGSALRVAPRPTAPFELVNAYGPAETSIVASHATIAPGSSTIPIGVPLPGTELYLLDDRLSPVPVGSTGEIHIGGIGVASGYLGRPELTAQRFVATSVGRLYRTGDLARWNDDGELEFLGRNDDQVKIRGFRVEPGEVTAALRAVEGVEDAVVIAEGDPVMLAAYLVGPTESDTADVVARIRRVLPDHMVPRRFAYLSALPLNRNGKVDRSQLPAARTVTVGTDAPDSAMEHQLAQLWCEELGLDTVGVTTSFFDLGGDSLAAARLVSQVRSMTGSAYPLLDFFRAPTIRAMAARVEQPTTTAPPARPGRVTGTV, encoded by the coding sequence ATGCCGACCCGCACCGACATCGTCCAAGGGGTGCGACACCTCATCGCCGCGCAACTGGGTCAACCGGTGGAGGACGCCGATGCCACCTTCTTCGACCTGGGAGCCGACTCACTGCTGCTGGTGGGCATCACCCGGCAGATCGAGCGGGACTTCGCGGTTCGCGTCTCGATGCGCGAACTGTTCTCCGACACCGACACCCCGGCCAAGCTGGCCGCGCTGATAGCCGACCGGTTGCCGGGCGACACCCCGGTGTCCCCGACGCTTCCAACCCAAGCCGCGACGCCGTCACCGCCGGTGTCCACTCCGGAGCTTCCGGCGACTCCACCTCCGGTCACGATCGTTCCCGTGCCGGCGACGACATCGACGGCGGCCGCCCACACTCGACTGTTGGCCGGCTTCGCCGACCTGGTCGCGCAGCAGGCCGCCGATTCCGAGCCCGCGGTGGCCGCGTCGCAGGTGCGACTGGTTGGTCAGATGGCCGAGCTGGTGGCGGCCCAACTGTCTACCACCGACTCGGTGCCTCCGGTGGAATCGCCCGCGGCGTCACCGGGCACCGTGGTACCCGGACCCTCGGCCCCCGTGACGCCGCCGGTCGTCATTGCGACGATGGAGCCACCGGCTTCTCCCCCGGCCGATCACGCCGCGCCACCAGGCCACCGGGCCGGCGACCACGACGCCGTGGACTTCTCGGTGTACTTCTTCGGGGACTACCCGCTCGAGACCACCGACGGCGTCGACAAATACGACTTCATCATCGACGCCACCCGATTCGCCGATCAGCACGGCTTCCATGCCGCCTGGCTGCCGGAGCGTCATTTCCACTCCTTCGGCGGCCTGTTCCCCAACCCGTCCGTGCTGGCGGCGGCACTGGCCAGGGAGACCGACCGGATTCGGTTGCACGCCGGTTCGGTGGTCCTGCCGCTGCACCAGACCATCCGGGTGGCGGAGGAATGGTCGGTTGTGGACAACTTGTCCGCCGGTCGCGCCGGTATCTGCGTCGCCAGCGGCTGGCACGCCAACGACTTCGCGTTGTTCCCGCAGCGGTACGGCACGCACCGGGACTCCATGTACTCACAGTTGGGTGAGCTGCGTCGACTGTGGAGTGGCGAGGCGATCTCGGCGGTGTCGGGCACCGGTGAGGACATCGACCTCAAGCTGTACCCCACTCCGGTGCAGTCGATGCCACCGATGTACGCGGCGGTGGTCGGCAATCCGGATTCCTATCGGCTGGCGGCCCGGGAGGGTCTGGGCATCGTCACCAATCTGATGACCCAGTCGATCGAGCAGCTGGCCGAACGGATCGAGCTGTATCGACGGACTCGCGCCGAGGTGGGACTGGATCCGGCGGGTGGGCGGGTCGTCGTCCTGGTGCACTCCTACCTGGGTGAGGACCTGGCGACCGTTCGGCGCGAGGCCTTCGAGCCGTTCTGCGGCTATATGCGTTCGTCGCTTGGGTTGCTGGGACAGGCCGCCAACAGTCTGGGGATGACGATCGATGTCCACAACACCCCCGAGGAGGACCTGCGGTTCCTTCTGGGCAAGGCCTATGAGCGCTACTGCGAGTCCCGGGCGCTCATAGGCACCGTGGACAGCTGCGCACCGATCGTCGCCGACCTGATGGCCGCCGGAGCCGATGAGATCGCGGCGTTCCTCGACTTCGGGGTGCCCGCCGAACCGGCGATGGCCGCCCTTCCCCACCTGGACGCGCTGCGACGACGGTTCGTCACGGTCGCCGCGACCGTCGACGAACCGCTTCCCGTCTCGCTGTCGACCGAGGAGACCGCCGAGCCGACGCCGACCGAACCAGAGTCCGAAGAACCCTCCGAACCACTGTCCGAACCGTCATCCGGTCCATCGTCCGGTCCGCTGTCCTTCGCTCAGGAGCGGTTCTGGCTGGCGGAGCAGCTGTTCCCCGAACACAGCACCTACAACGAGGCGCGAGCGGTACGGCTACAGGGCCCGGTCGATCCACTGATCCTCCAACGGGCCTTCGACCGCCTGGCCGATCGGCACGCCACGCTGCGCACGGTCATCCGGGTCGTCGATGGACAACCGCGCCAGATCGTGCGGGACGACCTCACCGTCGAACTGACGGTGAGTGACCATCTTGGACAAGACGAGTCGTCGGTCGTCGCCGAGGTCATGTCCGTCGAGAGCGCCCATCGCTTCCCGCTGGCCGACGGGCCACTCTTTCGACCGCGCCTGTTGCGGTTCGCCACCGATCATCACGTCCTGTTCCTCAACGCGCATCACGCCATCATCGACACGGTGTCGGCCTACCGGGTCGCCATCGAGGTCTCCGCGCTCTACCGTGCCGAACTCACCGGCGGCACCGCCGACCTGCCCGACCTGCCCATGAGCTACCTGGAGTACGCGGAGGCTCAGCGGACGGCGGTGGAATCCGGCGAACACGACGTCGACCTGGCCTACTGGCGTGAACATCTGGCCGGAGACCTACCGGTGTTGGCGCTGCCGACCGATCGGCCCCGCCCGGCGGTGTTGCGACCCGCCGGGGCCTCGGTGGTCGACTACCTGTCGGGCGACCTGTCCGAGCGCGCACGGCGGTACTCCGGCAGCCGCCGCTCCACGATGTTCATGACGTTGCTGGCCGCGATGGCCACGACGTTTCGCCGCTTGTCGGGCCAGTCGGAGGTGGTCATCGGTGCCGCCATCGCCGATCGGCCCGACGGTGCCGAGAACCTCATCGGCGCCATGCTCAACACGATTCCGCTGCGCATCCGGCAGGGCGAGGAATCCTTCAACGACCTGCTGAGCCTGGTACGTGACACCACGATGGACGGATACCAGCACGGGGCGGTGCCCTTCGAATCCATCCTCGACGTCGTCAAACCACCACGCGACACCAGCCGGACCCCGCTGTTCCAGACCCTGGTCGTCTTCGAGAACGAGGACGTCTTCGACCTGGACCTACCCGAGGTGACCACGACGCTGCTGGACGTCGTCCCCGACCGGGCGATCTACGATCTGGCCTTCTATCTCGCCAACGTCGCCGACGGGGTTCGGGTGCATGCGGAGTACAACACCGAACTGTTCGACGAGTCCACCGTTCGCGGGTTCATTCGGCAGTTCGAGGCGGTGTTGGAAGCCGCTGTCACCTCACCCGAACTTCCGCTCCCCACTCTGGACACCCTGACCGCCGACGACGCTGATCGGCTGTCGACCTGGCAGCGCGGACCACGGCCGGCGCCATCCGCCGGACCGCTCTCGGACCAGGTCGCGCGGCAGGCCGCCGACGACCCGACCGCCATCGCGATCGAGCACGGTGAGGACACACTGGACTATCAACGGCTGAACCGATTGGCCGACGAGCTGGCCGCGCAGCTGACCGCCGCCGGAGTTCACCACGTCGTCGCGGTGCGACTGCCACGCGGGCCGGGGCTGGCCGTGGCGCATCTGGCGATCCGTCGCCACGGCGGAGTGTGTCTGCCGATCGACCCGTCACTGCCGCGTGATCGCGTCGCATTCATGTTGGCCGACACCGGTTGCCGCCTCATTCTGACCGATGAGGAGGCCCCGTTCGCCGGCGTCGCGCGCTGGCATGTCACCGACTTGGGCGAGACCCGGTCCATCACCGCGATCCCCACGGCCGAATCCGCGCCCGACCCGGGTGAGGACGCCGCCTACCTGATCTTCACCTCCGGGTCCACCGGCGCACCGAAGGCGGTCCCGGTGGACGAGCGCGGCATCGACAACGCGTGCGCCTGGTACCGACGGCGAACCGAACTGACCGCCGGGACGCGCACCACGATCACGGCCGGGCTGGGCTTCGACGTGTTCATCATGGAACTGTGGTCGGCATTGACCGCCGGGGCACGACTCGTCGTCCCCACTGAGGAGGCGCGTCACGACCCGGCCGCCATGGTCGAATGGTTGCGTCAACGGCACATCGAGGTGGCCTGGCTTCCGACGGTGCTGGCCGAGGGAGTCGTCGCGCTGCCGGCATCGGATCGGGTGCCGACCCGAATCATCGTGACGGTGGGATCGGCGTTGCGGGTGGCACCCCGCCCGACCGCGCCGTTCGAACTGGTCAACGCCTACGGCCCGGCGGAGACCAGCATCGTCGCCAGTCATGCCACGATCGCCCCCGGGTCGTCGACCATCCCCATCGGAGTACCGCTTCCGGGAACCGAACTGTACCTATTGGATGATCGGTTGTCGCCGGTTCCGGTGGGCAGCACCGGCGAGATCCACATCGGCGGGATCGGGGTCGCCTCCGGCTATCTCGGCCGCCCCGAACTGACCGCGCAACGTTTCGTCGCCACTTCGGTCGGTCGGCTATACCGGACCGGAGACCTCGCCCGGTGGAATGACGACGGTGAGCTGGAATTCCTGGGACGCAACGACGACCAGGTCAAGATCCGCGGGTTCCGCGTCGAACCCGGCGAGGTGACGGCGGCGCTTCGCGCCGTCGAGGGCGTCGAGGACGCCGTGGTCATCGCCGAAGGCGACCCGGTGATGCTCGCGGCCTACCTGGTGGGCCCCACCGAGTCCGACACCGCCGACGTCGTCGCGCGGATTCGCCGGGTGCTGCCCGACCACATGGTGCCCCGTCGATTCGCTTATCTGTCGGCGCTTCCGCTCAACCGCAACGGAAAGGTCGACCGATCTCAATTGCCGGCCGCCAGGACCGTCACGGTGGGAACCGATGCGCCCGACTCCGCTATGGAGCATCAGCTGGCTCAGTTGTGGTGTGAGGAACTGGGCCTGGACACCGTCGGGGTCACGACCTCGTTCTTCGACCTGGGCGGGGATTCACTGGCCGCCGCTCGACTGGTCTCGCAGGTGCGGTCAATGACGGGCTCGGCATACCCGCTGCTGGACTTCTTCCGGGCACCGACGATTCGGGCCATGGCCGCCCGGGTGGAGCAGCCGACCACCACCGCCCCACCGGCCCGCCCCGGCCGTGTGACCGGGACGGTCTGA
- a CDS encoding TetR/AcrR family transcriptional regulator has translation MPVNVPAVTDVTRTRRLIELLWRHERPQPVRPGPRPRVTVDMVVTAAIARADADGLDSVTIRQIAADIGVRPMTLYSHVPDKEALVTLMIDQCLVDMPPSAAPSPDRRDVLSAVIDGNYRWYLAHPWLIEAHTEQPPPGPGVIGKYERELAVIIPLGLSDVTTDAVLTFVLDYARAAAADTIRSRRAEQTNEQWWEAVGPVLTEMLDPSRFPLAHRIGSAAGARIGGAYDAEHSYRFGVPRILDAVDTLINGEFPDQVE, from the coding sequence ATGCCCGTGAATGTTCCCGCTGTGACCGACGTGACTCGAACTCGGCGATTGATCGAACTGCTGTGGCGCCATGAGCGCCCGCAGCCGGTGCGACCGGGTCCTCGCCCGCGCGTCACCGTCGACATGGTGGTCACCGCCGCGATCGCGCGGGCGGACGCCGACGGGCTGGACTCGGTGACGATCCGTCAGATCGCCGCCGACATCGGGGTGCGGCCGATGACGTTGTACTCCCACGTACCCGACAAGGAGGCCCTGGTGACCTTGATGATCGATCAGTGCCTGGTCGACATGCCCCCGTCGGCGGCGCCCTCGCCCGACCGTCGGGACGTGTTGTCGGCGGTGATCGACGGCAACTACCGGTGGTATCTCGCCCATCCGTGGCTGATCGAGGCCCACACCGAGCAGCCGCCGCCCGGTCCCGGGGTCATCGGAAAGTACGAGCGTGAACTCGCGGTGATCATCCCCCTGGGACTGTCTGATGTGACCACCGATGCGGTGTTGACCTTCGTTCTGGACTACGCGCGTGCCGCCGCGGCCGACACGATCCGATCCCGACGCGCCGAGCAGACGAACGAGCAGTGGTGGGAGGCGGTCGGACCGGTGCTGACCGAAATGCTCGATCCGTCCCGTTTCCCATTGGCACACCGCATCGGCTCGGCGGCCGGAGCCCGGATCGGCGGTGCCTACGACGCCGAGCACTCCTACCGATTCGGCGTGCCGCGCATCCTCGACGCCGTCGACACCCTGATCAACGGTGAGTTCCCCGACCAGGTGGAGTGA
- a CDS encoding RpiB/LacA/LacB family sugar-phosphate isomerase, translating to MRISIATDSLDGVASLIGDELERRGHLVTRYGAVADPTDTDWARVSADAARDVAGGMADMAIVACWTGTGASIAANKVPGIRAALCTDAVTAAGARTWNNANVLALSLRLVSAPTLVEILDAWFATPASTQADDLVSVSYLNTLDHLPPND from the coding sequence ATGAGAATCTCGATAGCCACCGACAGCCTCGACGGCGTGGCCTCCCTCATCGGCGATGAACTGGAACGGCGCGGCCACCTGGTCACACGCTACGGCGCGGTGGCCGATCCGACCGACACCGATTGGGCCAGGGTCAGCGCAGACGCGGCGCGAGACGTCGCCGGTGGCATGGCCGACATGGCGATCGTGGCGTGCTGGACCGGCACCGGCGCCTCGATCGCCGCCAACAAGGTGCCGGGGATTCGGGCCGCACTGTGCACCGACGCCGTCACCGCCGCCGGTGCCCGAACCTGGAACAACGCGAACGTCCTGGCTCTGAGTTTGCGACTGGTGTCGGCACCGACCCTGGTCGAGATTCTCGACGCCTGGTTCGCCACCCCGGCCAGCACCCAGGCCGACGACCTGGTCAGTGTCAGCTATCTCAACACGCTGGATCACCTGCCGCCCAATGATTGA
- a CDS encoding condensation domain-containing protein, which produces MTDEMGRPMDTETATLLEQLLRNDIQLSVADDALRYDGPEEAVTPDLLERLRDSKGDLVAWLTGTDPTGQVEQRGLPAFNQQELWHKDRSAGAPVVYTVAQRWQLSGPLDTAALRRAVNWWLAAFPTLRSRFTSVAVSSGGHQPILETLAAWDQALPVTPVADAAALEDAVWRIVNEPIPLHRAPLWRLELFGLDETEHVLVWTVHHSICDGTSMSRLRDRLVAAYQAFRDGTEPPEVPETISPIDYARSQHRDHEEGRLDQLTDYWLDRLNGVDLDLDFAADRPRPGRLSGRGDILEFSLSAEVLTRLRDTAKRLDSTLYIVALSAYVTMLAEFTGQNEVVLPISQARRTSRSHAEAVGMLADRVPLRVDVAGAEDFGALVRQVGHRVFEAMDHQGLPLSLLIPRLPTRQRPVGAFPTALFTLLDGFETNPTDRELAIRITPEAPVGTARMEFYCFMSTDETGLQGWLEYSTDRFDRPTVQAWVDRFTEILTAVA; this is translated from the coding sequence ATGACCGATGAGATGGGACGGCCGATGGACACCGAGACGGCGACACTGCTGGAACAGTTGCTGCGCAACGATATTCAGCTCAGCGTCGCCGATGACGCGTTGCGATACGACGGCCCGGAGGAGGCGGTCACCCCCGACCTGCTGGAACGGCTGCGCGACAGCAAGGGCGACCTGGTCGCCTGGCTGACCGGAACCGACCCGACGGGACAGGTCGAACAACGTGGCCTGCCCGCCTTCAACCAGCAGGAGCTGTGGCACAAGGACCGATCGGCCGGTGCCCCGGTGGTCTACACGGTGGCGCAACGCTGGCAGTTGTCCGGTCCGCTGGACACCGCGGCGCTGCGACGAGCCGTCAACTGGTGGTTGGCGGCGTTCCCCACCTTGCGCAGCCGGTTCACCTCGGTCGCGGTGTCCTCGGGCGGCCACCAGCCGATCCTGGAGACCCTCGCCGCGTGGGACCAGGCGTTGCCGGTCACCCCGGTGGCCGATGCGGCGGCGCTGGAGGATGCGGTGTGGCGCATCGTCAACGAGCCGATACCACTGCATCGCGCACCACTGTGGCGGTTGGAACTGTTCGGACTCGACGAGACCGAACATGTTCTGGTGTGGACGGTGCATCACTCCATCTGCGACGGTACGTCGATGAGCCGGCTGAGAGACCGGTTGGTCGCGGCTTATCAGGCGTTTCGCGACGGCACTGAGCCGCCGGAGGTTCCCGAGACGATCTCACCGATCGACTACGCACGCTCGCAGCATCGGGACCACGAGGAGGGACGCCTCGATCAGCTCACCGACTACTGGCTCGACAGGCTGAACGGCGTCGACCTCGACCTGGACTTCGCCGCCGATCGGCCCCGTCCCGGCAGGCTCTCCGGCCGGGGCGACATCCTGGAGTTCTCGCTGTCGGCCGAGGTCCTGACGCGGTTGCGCGACACGGCCAAACGGCTGGACTCGACGCTGTACATAGTGGCGTTGAGCGCCTACGTCACGATGCTGGCGGAGTTCACCGGGCAGAACGAGGTGGTGCTCCCGATATCGCAGGCCCGTCGAACCTCCCGGAGCCATGCCGAGGCCGTCGGCATGCTGGCCGACCGGGTTCCGCTTCGGGTGGACGTAGCCGGAGCCGAGGACTTCGGTGCCCTGGTCCGACAGGTGGGGCACCGGGTGTTCGAGGCGATGGACCACCAGGGACTGCCACTGAGCCTGCTGATTCCCCGACTGCCCACTCGGCAGCGCCCGGTCGGCGCGTTCCCGACCGCGCTGTTCACTCTGCTGGACGGGTTCGAGACCAATCCGACCGATCGGGAGCTCGCCATCCGGATAACCCCCGAGGCCCCGGTCGGCACCGCGCGCATGGAGTTCTACTGCTTCATGTCCACCGACGAGACGGGACTACAGGGCTGGCTGGAGTATTCCACCGACCGGTTCGACCGGCCGACGGTCCAGGCCTGGGTCGATCGGTTCACGGAGATCCTCACGGCCGTGGCCTGA
- a CDS encoding methyltransferase domain-containing protein, with the protein MTARLSGVERVKARQQPRPTVVWSVVTAELAARPVGRAGRILDVGGGTGGFAVPLAEAGHRVTVVDTSPNALAGLMQRATEAGVADSVTAVQGDADALPGLQDCDGVGLVLCHSVLEMVDSPSAAIEAVHEVLEPGGAASILVANRAGAVLSRAAAGNLASATAILTDPAGRSGDRDNLLRRFTPESLSDLVTRGGLVTEQVHGVNVVTDLVTVSESGSEQALREFELATATTAPYRDIATQIHILARKPG; encoded by the coding sequence TTGACCGCTAGGCTCAGCGGTGTGGAACGAGTCAAGGCACGCCAGCAGCCTCGCCCGACCGTGGTGTGGTCGGTGGTGACCGCCGAACTGGCCGCCCGCCCGGTGGGGCGTGCCGGACGAATCCTCGACGTCGGCGGCGGAACCGGCGGGTTCGCGGTGCCGCTGGCCGAGGCCGGACATCGGGTCACCGTCGTCGATACCAGTCCGAACGCGTTGGCGGGATTGATGCAGCGTGCCACCGAGGCGGGCGTGGCGGATTCGGTGACCGCGGTCCAGGGTGATGCCGATGCACTGCCCGGTCTGCAGGACTGCGATGGTGTCGGATTGGTGCTGTGCCACAGCGTTCTGGAGATGGTGGATTCACCGTCGGCCGCCATCGAGGCGGTTCACGAGGTACTGGAGCCGGGGGGAGCCGCCAGCATTCTGGTCGCCAACCGGGCCGGGGCCGTGCTGTCACGGGCGGCGGCCGGGAATCTGGCCTCGGCGACGGCGATCTTGACCGACCCCGCCGGGCGGTCGGGGGACCGTGACAACCTGCTGCGTCGGTTTACTCCGGAATCGTTGTCTGATCTGGTGACCCGGGGCGGGTTGGTCACCGAGCAGGTTCACGGCGTCAATGTCGTGACCGATCTGGTGACCGTCTCCGAATCCGGTTCGGAGCAGGCGCTTCGTGAGTTCGAACTGGCCACCGCCACGACCGCGCCCTACCGCGACATAGCCACCCAGATTCACATCCTGGCGCGTAAACCGGGTTGA
- a CDS encoding VOC family protein yields the protein MKITNSAISLNVTDEVASAEFLTKHFGFTTDMSADGFTSLTREDIGFNVIYLRAGLKSFKPASHAGTAGTGLLIVFVVDDIDTEWRRITDAGLPIATPIETEPWGERFFQVLDPNGVIIQLVQWV from the coding sequence ATGAAGATCACCAACTCCGCCATCTCCCTGAACGTCACCGACGAGGTGGCCTCCGCCGAGTTCCTCACGAAACACTTCGGGTTCACCACCGACATGTCGGCTGACGGGTTCACCTCGCTGACCCGCGAGGACATTGGATTCAACGTCATCTATCTTCGCGCCGGCCTGAAGTCCTTCAAACCGGCCAGCCACGCCGGAACCGCCGGAACCGGCCTCCTGATCGTCTTCGTCGTCGACGACATCGACACCGAATGGCGACGCATCACCGACGCCGGACTGCCGATCGCCACACCGATCGAGACCGAGCCGTGGGGCGAACGCTTCTTCCAGGTCCTCGACCCCAACGGCGTCATCATCCAACTGGTGCAGTGGGTGTAA